A single Agromyces sp. CF514 DNA region contains:
- a CDS encoding ABC transporter permease — protein MSRYLFIAKRLAFAIPLLFAIVLLVFLILKVTPGDPARLIVGLRASDAELAVVRAQLGLDDPAIVQYFRYVGEVLTGNLGYSFKSNEPVTSLIAERLPVTVWLLGVGTLLSLVISVPLAMFSARRPDRAFDHATRAFGLVALAMPSFWVGIILILTVALPTGWFPVGGFGDTPAEHLRSIVLPALTLALSIAPLQVRSLRASMITVLGAEHVTTARSLGVGPSRVMSKFVLRNAAPPTVSILALNLGYLLFGAVVVETTFALPGIGQGIVLAARQRDIPSIQGYTLLFAVAVVLVFLIADVITSIADPRLEVES, from the coding sequence GTGAGCCGGTACCTCTTCATCGCGAAGCGGCTCGCGTTCGCGATCCCGCTGCTGTTCGCGATCGTGCTGCTCGTCTTCCTGATCCTCAAGGTGACACCGGGCGACCCGGCCAGGCTCATCGTCGGGCTTCGCGCCTCCGACGCCGAGCTGGCGGTCGTGCGGGCGCAGCTCGGGCTCGACGACCCCGCGATCGTGCAGTACTTCCGCTACGTCGGCGAGGTGCTCACCGGCAACCTCGGCTACTCGTTCAAGTCGAACGAGCCGGTCACGAGCCTCATCGCCGAGCGCCTGCCGGTCACCGTGTGGCTGCTCGGCGTCGGCACGCTGCTCTCGCTCGTCATCTCGGTGCCGCTCGCGATGTTCTCGGCGCGCCGACCCGACCGTGCGTTCGACCACGCGACCCGTGCGTTCGGGCTCGTCGCGCTCGCCATGCCGTCGTTCTGGGTGGGGATCATCCTCATCCTCACGGTGGCGCTGCCGACGGGGTGGTTCCCGGTCGGCGGATTCGGCGACACCCCGGCCGAGCACCTGCGATCGATCGTGCTGCCCGCCCTCACCCTGGCCCTCTCGATCGCGCCGCTGCAGGTGCGCAGCCTCAGGGCGAGCATGATCACCGTGCTCGGCGCCGAGCACGTCACGACCGCTCGCTCGCTCGGGGTCGGACCCTCGCGGGTCATGTCGAAGTTCGTGCTGCGCAACGCCGCGCCGCCGACCGTGTCGATCCTCGCGCTGAACCTCGGCTACCTGCTGTTCGGCGCCGTCGTGGTCGAGACGACCTTCGCGCTGCCCGGCATCGGCCAGGGCATCGTGCTCGCCGCCCGGCAGCGCGACATCCCCTCGATCCAGGGCTACACGCTGCTCTTCGCGGTGGCCGTGGTGCTCGTGTTCCTCATCGCCGACGTCATCACCTCGATCGCCGACCCTCGACTGGAGGTCGAGTCATGA
- a CDS encoding ABC transporter permease, whose protein sequence is MSAGTVTTVTAAAVGVLPARAVPGAERVRLPRRVWVGTGIVAIYVLVAVLAPVIAPYDPLEQDIVNALASPSPEHWLGTDELGRDVVSRLVYASRIDLLVGFLGAALPAVLGTVLGAIAGFRGGWVDGVIMRVSDVVQAFPTYILIIALVFVLGPGVPSILVAFTLIAWVAYARLIRTEVLRTRGLEYVSAARASGLSPRRVLWRHVFPNSVGQTLVYLPSDIVGATLGLAALSFLGLGIQAPTPEWGAMIAAGQPYIREQWWLSTVPGLVVVGFGLGLSLIGEGIEAWTRK, encoded by the coding sequence ATGAGCGCCGGAACCGTCACGACCGTCACGGCCGCAGCCGTGGGCGTGCTGCCCGCCCGCGCCGTGCCGGGCGCCGAACGCGTGCGCCTGCCGCGCCGCGTCTGGGTCGGCACCGGCATCGTCGCGATCTACGTGCTCGTGGCGGTGCTCGCACCGGTCATCGCCCCGTACGACCCGCTCGAGCAGGACATCGTGAACGCCCTCGCCTCGCCGAGCCCCGAGCACTGGCTCGGAACCGACGAGCTCGGCCGCGACGTCGTGTCCCGACTCGTGTACGCCTCGCGCATCGACCTGCTCGTCGGATTCCTCGGGGCCGCGCTGCCCGCAGTGCTCGGCACGGTGCTCGGCGCGATCGCCGGGTTCCGCGGCGGCTGGGTCGATGGCGTCATCATGCGCGTCTCCGACGTGGTGCAGGCGTTCCCCACGTACATCCTCATCATCGCGCTGGTGTTCGTGCTCGGGCCGGGGGTGCCGTCGATCCTCGTCGCATTCACGCTCATCGCGTGGGTCGCATACGCGCGCCTCATCCGCACCGAGGTGCTGCGCACGCGCGGCCTCGAGTACGTGTCGGCGGCGCGTGCCTCTGGCCTCTCGCCGCGCCGGGTGCTCTGGCGGCACGTGTTCCCGAACTCGGTGGGGCAGACGCTCGTCTACCTGCCGAGCGACATCGTCGGCGCGACGCTCGGGCTCGCGGCGCTCTCGTTCCTCGGCCTCGGCATCCAGGCGCCGACGCCCGAGTGGGGCGCCATGATCGCCGCCGGGCAGCCGTACATCCGCGAGCAGTGGTGGCTGTCGACCGTGCCGGGCCTGGTCGTCGTCGGGTTCGGACTCGGGCTCAGCCTGATCGGAGAGGGGATCGAAGCATGGACCAGGAAGTGA
- a CDS encoding ABC transporter ATP-binding protein has protein sequence MDQEVSRTVLAVDGLRVDLAVGGGTMHPVDGVSFEVAAGESLGIVGESGSGKSLSLKAVLGLLPPGATAEGDLRFAFDGGVVRDAERVRGYGVAMVFQEPMTALNPTMRVGDLIAEAVRARGRMSRRASRARVLELMAGVGIPEPERRARMWPHELSGGLRQRVMIAAALATEPELLLCDEPTTALDVTVQAQILDLLRRLREERGLAMVFVSHDLAVVAEVCDRVAVMYAGRIVEVGPVDEVLRSPRHPYTAALLASAPSFAGGGERLATIPGSPPDPRSFPDGCRFAARCAFAREDCLIAEHELVGVDERRATACIHPEALMEVAR, from the coding sequence ATGGACCAGGAAGTGAGCCGCACGGTGCTCGCCGTCGACGGGCTGCGCGTCGACCTCGCGGTCGGCGGCGGCACGATGCACCCCGTCGACGGCGTCTCGTTCGAGGTCGCGGCGGGCGAATCGCTCGGCATCGTCGGCGAGTCGGGCTCGGGCAAGAGCCTCTCGCTGAAGGCCGTGCTCGGACTGCTGCCGCCGGGGGCGACCGCCGAGGGGGACCTTCGCTTCGCGTTCGACGGCGGCGTGGTCCGCGATGCCGAGCGGGTGCGCGGGTACGGGGTCGCGATGGTGTTCCAGGAACCGATGACGGCGCTCAATCCGACGATGCGGGTCGGCGACCTCATCGCCGAGGCGGTGCGGGCGAGGGGGAGGATGTCGCGCCGGGCGTCACGGGCACGCGTGCTCGAGCTCATGGCGGGCGTCGGCATCCCCGAACCCGAGCGGCGCGCGCGCATGTGGCCGCACGAGCTCTCGGGAGGGTTGCGGCAGCGCGTCATGATCGCCGCGGCCCTCGCCACCGAGCCCGAGCTGCTGCTCTGCGACGAGCCGACCACCGCGCTCGACGTGACGGTCCAGGCGCAGATCCTCGACCTGCTGCGACGCCTCCGCGAGGAGCGCGGCCTCGCCATGGTGTTCGTCTCGCACGACCTGGCGGTCGTCGCCGAGGTGTGCGACCGGGTCGCCGTGATGTACGCGGGCCGGATCGTGGAGGTCGGCCCGGTCGACGAGGTGCTGCGTTCGCCGAGGCATCCGTACACAGCGGCCCTGCTCGCCTCTGCGCCGTCGTTCGCCGGCGGCGGCGAACGGCTTGCGACGATCCCCGGCTCGCCGCCCGACCCGCGCAGCTTTCCCGACGGGTGTCGTTTCGCCGCCCGGTGCGCCTTCGCGCGCGAGGACTGCCTGATCGCCGAGCACGAACTCGTCGGCGTCGACGAACGGCGGGCGACCGCCTGCATCCATCCCGAAGCCCTCATGGAGGTCGCCCGATGA
- a CDS encoding ATP-binding cassette domain-containing protein, whose translation MSAHLEARGLRVSYRTGSALAARLRGRPVPVLHALDGVDLVVERGSAVGIVGESGCGKSTLARAIVGLVELDGGALALDGEPLPLKRSRAQTRRIQMVFQDPSASLNPSMTIGQTLGELLRVHRMVPAADVTRRSAELLELVELPTSLLAAYPRRLSGGQRQRVGIARALALEPEILIADESVAALDVSVQAAILNLLERLRAELGLTLLFISHDLAVVRHLTERVVVMTAGRIVEDRPTEELFRDPHHPYTAALLAAAPHLGALARMGTR comes from the coding sequence ATGAGTGCGCATCTCGAAGCCCGCGGACTGCGCGTGAGCTACCGAACCGGTTCGGCGCTCGCCGCCAGGCTGCGGGGAAGGCCCGTGCCCGTGCTGCACGCGCTCGACGGGGTCGACCTCGTCGTGGAGCGCGGGTCGGCGGTCGGCATCGTCGGGGAGTCGGGGTGCGGCAAGTCCACCCTCGCTCGGGCGATCGTCGGGCTCGTCGAGCTCGACGGCGGCGCCTTGGCCCTCGACGGCGAGCCACTGCCGCTGAAACGCAGCCGAGCGCAGACCCGGCGCATCCAGATGGTGTTCCAGGACCCCAGCGCCTCGCTCAACCCGTCGATGACGATCGGGCAGACGCTCGGCGAGCTGCTGCGGGTGCACCGCATGGTGCCCGCCGCAGACGTGACGCGCCGTTCGGCCGAGCTGCTCGAACTCGTCGAGCTGCCGACCTCGCTCCTCGCCGCATACCCGCGTCGGCTCTCCGGCGGGCAGCGGCAGCGGGTGGGCATCGCCAGGGCACTCGCCCTCGAGCCCGAGATCCTCATCGCCGACGAGTCGGTCGCCGCGCTGGACGTCTCGGTGCAGGCGGCCATCCTCAACCTGCTCGAACGGCTGCGCGCCGAGCTCGGGCTCACCCTGCTCTTCATCTCGCACGACCTCGCCGTGGTTCGGCACCTCACCGAGCGGGTCGTCGTGATGACGGCGGGTCGGATCGTGGAGGATCGGCCCACCGAGGAGCTCTTCCGCGACCCGCACCATCCCTACACCGCGGCCCTGCTCGCCGCTGCGCCGCACCTGGGGGCGCTGGCTAGGATGGGGACGCGATGA
- a CDS encoding TetR/AcrR family transcriptional regulator has protein sequence MTDRRAKGKAREELVVEAAAKAIAELGLANVRVTDIAERAGMRPGHVTYYFPSKTELLMLAIRQSEESLVEQAEAELGGIDDPWARLERLIELSASNGRGDPGWILWFQVWSDAATDDVVSEVHNELDEGWRQILRDVLEYGRERGAFAFDDLGEVAQILSATIDGLSIQLTVGAAGVDHARLLALCVRSAAAFLGEPAHR, from the coding sequence GTGACCGACCGGCGTGCCAAGGGCAAGGCGCGCGAAGAGCTCGTCGTCGAGGCGGCCGCGAAGGCCATCGCCGAGCTGGGGCTCGCGAACGTGCGTGTCACCGACATCGCCGAGCGGGCGGGCATGCGCCCCGGGCACGTCACCTACTACTTCCCGTCGAAGACCGAGCTGCTCATGCTCGCGATCCGCCAGAGCGAGGAATCGCTGGTCGAGCAGGCCGAGGCCGAGCTCGGCGGCATCGACGATCCGTGGGCCCGGCTCGAGCGGTTGATCGAGCTGTCGGCGTCGAACGGCCGCGGCGATCCCGGCTGGATCCTCTGGTTCCAGGTGTGGTCGGATGCCGCGACCGACGACGTCGTCTCGGAGGTGCACAACGAGCTCGACGAGGGCTGGCGGCAGATCCTGCGAGACGTGCTCGAATACGGACGCGAGCGCGGCGCCTTCGCCTTCGACGACCTCGGCGAGGTCGCGCAGATCCTCTCGGCCACGATCGACGGGCTGTCGATCCAGTTGACGGTCGGCGCCGCGGGCGTCGATCACGCGCGGCTGCTCGCCCTCTGCGTGCGGAGCGCGGCGGCGTTCCTGGGGGAGCCCGCGCACCGCTGA
- a CDS encoding agmatine/peptidylarginine deiminase — protein sequence MTQTTPTPTRTGPTPAEAGYSMPAEWAPHSACVMIWPTRRELWRERFEDAKRDYAAVARAIAAFEPVVMLCNPGLSAEVRSLCGGGVEALEVPVDDSWARDSGPAFVTNAAGELAAVKFGFNAWGNRWHPHDQDALVPDRLAAHLGVPLFEAPFVLEGGAFFVDGEGTLITTEQCLLNPNRNPHLSKAEIEQGLRDYLGVSTVIWLPFGHSLDVGPAGTDGHVDGVAQYLAPGRVLLEVPSDPRSGEYDRARANLARLQASHDAAGRPLEIEHLDPDLAAEVSYANHYLANGAVIVPVGGDGPEGDERDAPVLEFLARMHPDREIVGVPGETIAFGGGGPHCITQQVPAAGPARG from the coding sequence GTGACTCAGACGACTCCCACCCCGACCCGAACCGGGCCGACCCCGGCCGAGGCCGGCTACTCGATGCCGGCCGAATGGGCGCCCCACTCGGCCTGCGTCATGATCTGGCCGACCCGCCGCGAGCTCTGGCGCGAGCGATTCGAGGACGCGAAGCGCGACTACGCCGCCGTGGCCCGCGCGATCGCCGCGTTCGAGCCCGTGGTGATGCTCTGCAACCCCGGGCTCTCCGCCGAGGTGCGCAGCCTCTGCGGCGGCGGCGTCGAGGCCCTCGAGGTGCCGGTCGACGACTCGTGGGCGCGCGACAGCGGACCCGCGTTCGTCACGAACGCGGCGGGCGAGCTCGCCGCGGTCAAGTTCGGCTTCAACGCGTGGGGCAATCGCTGGCATCCGCACGACCAGGACGCCCTCGTGCCCGACCGGCTCGCCGCGCACTTGGGTGTGCCGCTCTTCGAGGCGCCCTTCGTGCTCGAGGGCGGCGCGTTCTTCGTCGACGGCGAGGGAACGCTCATCACGACCGAGCAGTGCCTGCTGAACCCCAACCGCAACCCGCATCTCTCGAAGGCCGAGATCGAGCAGGGCCTGCGCGACTACCTCGGCGTCTCGACCGTGATCTGGCTGCCCTTCGGCCACAGCCTCGACGTCGGCCCGGCCGGCACCGACGGACACGTCGACGGCGTCGCCCAGTACCTCGCCCCGGGAAGGGTGCTGCTCGAGGTCCCGTCGGATCCGCGCTCGGGCGAGTACGACCGCGCCCGCGCGAACCTCGCGCGCCTGCAGGCATCCCACGACGCTGCCGGCCGTCCGCTCGAGATCGAGCACCTCGACCCCGATCTCGCCGCCGAGGTCTCCTACGCGAACCACTACCTCGCGAACGGCGCGGTCATCGTGCCGGTCGGCGGGGACGGCCCCGAGGGCGACGAGCGCGACGCGCCCGTGCTCGAGTTCCTCGCGCGGATGCACCCCGACCGCGAGATCGTCGGCGTGCCGGGCGAGACGATCGCCTTCGGCGGCGGCGGCCCCCACTGCATCACCCAGCAGGTGCCTGCCGCAGGTCCGGCCAGGGGATAG
- a CDS encoding DHA2 family efflux MFS transporter permease subunit, producing MTAGEHEQQGRTGTRRWIGLWVLASALSMIVLDGTIVGVALPTLITDLDLDFSEAQWVNGIYSVVFAALLLTAGRLGDRLGRRSAMFAGIALFLLGSLLASLATGGDSLIFARFVQGIGGAFILPATLSTVNATFRGRDRAVAFGVWGAVISGVAALGPLLGGWLTESFGWQWIFLVNLPFGIAIVIAALFTVDDTRAHVTSPGLDVDGLLLSAIGFGALVFGLIEGGSLGWWAPEQPFVLFGWTWPADWPLSPVPIALAVGVVSLVLFVLWERHRARNGRSAILDVRLFSVPTFTWGNLVALCVAVGEFGILFVLPLFIVNALGLSTLTAGLVLAAMGLGAFASGASARHLSERFGAPNVVLMGLGIEFVGAVAAALLLGPDLSGWWLAAVLALYGLGLGLASAQLTGTVLADIPPEQSGQGSATQSTVRQVGSALGTAVIGAVLAAGLAFALPAQLDGQSGLPASAEQQVIDATELSAGANIPALREQGTDGQLGEAGPAVADALSAGMADASRWALLAASVFLLFGAGFALQLRARSRRRPTAAESSAVSDR from the coding sequence ATGACCGCAGGCGAGCACGAACAGCAGGGGCGCACGGGCACCCGACGGTGGATCGGGCTCTGGGTGCTCGCGTCGGCACTGTCGATGATCGTGCTCGACGGCACGATCGTGGGCGTCGCGCTGCCGACGCTCATCACCGACCTCGACCTCGACTTCAGCGAGGCGCAGTGGGTCAACGGCATCTACTCGGTCGTGTTCGCCGCGCTGCTGCTGACCGCCGGGCGCCTCGGCGACCGCCTCGGACGGCGGAGCGCGATGTTCGCGGGCATCGCGCTGTTCCTGCTGGGCAGCCTGCTCGCGTCGCTCGCCACGGGTGGCGACTCGCTCATCTTCGCGCGGTTCGTGCAGGGCATCGGCGGCGCGTTCATCCTCCCGGCGACCCTGTCGACCGTCAACGCGACCTTCCGCGGGCGGGATCGCGCCGTCGCGTTCGGCGTGTGGGGCGCGGTCATCTCGGGCGTCGCCGCGCTCGGCCCGCTGCTCGGCGGCTGGCTCACCGAGTCGTTCGGGTGGCAGTGGATCTTCCTCGTGAACCTGCCCTTCGGCATCGCGATCGTGATCGCCGCGCTCTTCACGGTCGACGACACCCGAGCCCACGTCACGAGCCCGGGGCTCGACGTCGACGGCCTGCTGCTCTCGGCGATCGGCTTCGGCGCCCTCGTGTTCGGCCTGATCGAGGGCGGGTCGCTCGGCTGGTGGGCGCCAGAGCAGCCGTTCGTGCTGTTCGGCTGGACCTGGCCCGCCGACTGGCCCCTCTCGCCCGTGCCGATCGCGCTCGCCGTCGGCGTCGTGTCGCTCGTGCTCTTCGTGCTGTGGGAGCGCCACCGGGCGCGCAACGGCCGCTCGGCGATCCTCGACGTTCGGCTCTTCTCGGTGCCGACCTTCACCTGGGGCAACCTCGTCGCGCTCTGCGTCGCTGTCGGCGAGTTCGGCATCCTCTTCGTGCTGCCCCTCTTCATCGTCAACGCGCTCGGACTGTCGACGCTCACCGCCGGGCTGGTGCTCGCCGCGATGGGACTCGGCGCGTTCGCGTCGGGCGCCTCGGCCAGGCACCTCTCGGAGCGGTTCGGAGCGCCGAACGTCGTGCTGATGGGCCTCGGCATCGAGTTCGTCGGCGCCGTCGCGGCCGCGCTGCTGCTCGGACCCGACCTGTCGGGGTGGTGGCTCGCCGCCGTGCTCGCCCTCTACGGGCTCGGGCTCGGGCTCGCCTCGGCGCAGCTCACCGGCACGGTGCTCGCCGACATCCCGCCAGAGCAGTCGGGTCAGGGCTCCGCGACCCAGAGCACGGTGCGCCAGGTCGGCTCCGCGCTGGGCACCGCGGTCATCGGCGCGGTGCTCGCCGCAGGGCTCGCATTCGCGTTGCCCGCGCAGCTCGACGGGCAGTCCGGGCTGCCGGCCTCGGCCGAGCAGCAGGTCATCGACGCGACCGAGCTGTCGGCGGGCGCGAACATCCCCGCGCTGCGCGAACAGGGCACCGACGGACAGCTGGGTGAGGCCGGGCCGGCGGTCGCCGACGCGCTCTCGGCCGGCATGGCGGATGCGTCGCGCTGGGCGCTGCTCGCGGCATCCGTGTTCCTGCTGTTCGGCGCGGGCTTCGCGCTGCAGCTTCGCGCCCGGTCTCGACGTCGTCCGACCGCCGCCGAGTCGTCGGCGGTCAGCGACCGCTGA
- a CDS encoding LLM class flavin-dependent oxidoreductase — MTRHPFRFGAVVGRRASAASWAATARELEQLGFSTLLVPDTLQTASPLLALSAAATATERLHLGTWVLAAPLRSPAETVRDATTLHELSGGRFELGLGAGRPGGEHDAARLGVEWGAPARRVDAVEATAAAARAELPDVPVVIAGSGDRMLRLAGAFATTLALAVPPTASVDEVAALTARARARAGADLEIALQIAGVGDDLPEWLRLRLGLTPDGLRDAGAAALLSGDDERDAEHLEQLRETAGVSYFTMSHEHAARLGPLVGQLSGR; from the coding sequence ATGACGAGACATCCCTTCAGGTTCGGCGCGGTCGTCGGACGACGCGCGTCGGCGGCCTCGTGGGCGGCCACGGCCCGGGAGCTCGAGCAGCTCGGCTTCTCGACGCTGCTCGTGCCGGACACGTTGCAGACGGCGTCGCCGCTGCTCGCGCTCTCCGCCGCGGCGACGGCGACCGAGCGCCTGCACCTCGGCACCTGGGTGCTGGCCGCTCCGCTCCGCTCGCCCGCCGAGACGGTGCGGGACGCCACCACCCTGCACGAGCTGTCGGGCGGCCGGTTCGAACTCGGCCTGGGCGCCGGGCGGCCGGGCGGCGAGCACGATGCGGCTCGACTCGGCGTCGAGTGGGGCGCACCGGCCAGACGCGTCGACGCGGTCGAGGCGACCGCCGCCGCTGCCCGTGCCGAGCTGCCCGACGTCCCCGTCGTCATCGCCGGAAGCGGCGACCGGATGCTGCGACTCGCCGGCGCCTTCGCCACGACGCTGGCCCTCGCCGTGCCGCCGACCGCCTCGGTCGACGAGGTCGCCGCCCTGACCGCCCGGGCACGCGCGCGAGCCGGGGCGGACCTCGAGATCGCGCTCCAGATCGCCGGGGTCGGCGACGACCTGCCCGAGTGGCTGCGTCTCCGGCTGGGACTGACCCCGGACGGGCTGCGCGACGCAGGAGCCGCCGCCCTGCTCTCGGGCGACGACGAGCGAGACGCGGAGCACCTCGAGCAGCTGCGCGAGACGGCAGGGGTCTCCTACTTCACGATGTCGCACGAGCACGCCGCGCGGCTCGGGCCGCTCGTCGGGCAGCTCAGCGGTCGCTGA
- a CDS encoding response regulator yields the protein MRILLADDDDQLQRALRITLAARGYEVVAAHDGAEALDLAANAHPDLILLDLGMPRVDGLDVIRAVRAWSKVPILVLSGRTDSAEKVDALDAGADDYVTKPFAMDELLARIRARARSVSEEGSDAATVRIGDLTVDLAAKTIRDDADPAASVRLTPTEWRLLELFLRNPGKLLTRQMLLGEVWGPYHANDAGYLRLYVAQLRRKLEPVPSEPRHFLNEPGMGYRFEP from the coding sequence GTGAGGATCCTCCTCGCCGACGACGACGACCAGCTGCAGCGGGCCCTGCGCATCACGCTCGCCGCCCGCGGCTACGAGGTCGTCGCCGCCCACGACGGAGCCGAGGCGCTCGACCTCGCCGCGAACGCCCACCCCGACCTCATCCTGCTCGACCTCGGCATGCCCCGGGTCGACGGCCTCGACGTGATCCGCGCGGTGCGTGCGTGGTCCAAGGTGCCGATCCTCGTGCTCTCCGGCCGCACCGACTCCGCCGAGAAGGTCGACGCGCTCGACGCGGGCGCCGACGACTACGTCACGAAGCCGTTCGCCATGGACGAGCTGCTCGCCCGCATCCGCGCCCGCGCCCGCTCGGTCTCCGAAGAGGGGTCGGATGCCGCGACGGTCCGCATCGGCGACCTCACCGTGGATCTCGCGGCGAAGACGATCCGCGACGACGCCGACCCCGCGGCATCCGTGCGCCTGACCCCGACCGAGTGGCGCCTGCTCGAGCTGTTCCTGCGCAACCCGGGCAAGCTGCTCACGCGGCAGATGCTGCTCGGCGAGGTGTGGGGGCCGTACCACGCCAACGACGCGGGCTACCTGCGGCTGTACGTGGCGCAGTTGCGCCGCAAGCTCGAGCCGGTGCCGTCGGAGCCGCGCCACTTCCTGAACGAGCCGGGCATGGGCTACCGCTTCGAACCGTAG